Genomic DNA from Priestia filamentosa:
AAGTTCTTGAGGTAAGCGAGAATGATCCCTTTTAGAACCAATCAGGTCCTTAAAAAGTTGCATGGGTTTGCGCTTCCTAAAATAGTCCATGGTTACATTATGAGCAATACTGAATAACCACGTTTTTTCGGTAGAATTTCTCTGAAATGAATCATAATAAATGTAAGCTTTCACAAATGTTTCATGAGTGAGATCCTCAGCTTGTTGATAATCTTTTACCATCATCAAAATAAACTGTAATATGGCGTCGCTATGATCATCATACCAACACTCAATGTCTTCTCTTTTAGTATTTGTCAACGTTTCAACCATCCTTTTAGCCAATATTCGTTACTTAGACGTAACCTCCTTAAAAAAGTTGTGGTTTTTGTTCAAATAAAAAAACTCTCTTGATAAGAGAGTCCTTATATCAATGAATGATTCGATTAAACGCTCTATTTTGGGTTAACATAACACCAATTACAGGAAGTAGTAAAAGCTCAAACTCGTTGAATGCCAACAAGTTTGAGCTT
This window encodes:
- a CDS encoding RNA polymerase sigma factor, which encodes MTNTKREDIECWYDDHSDAILQFILMMVKDYQQAEDLTHETFVKAYIYYDSFQRNSTEKTWLFSIAHNVTMDYFRKRKPMQLFKDLIGSKRDHSRLPQELIELKETSLELYQALEKLKDSHRKVIILRKIQGFSVKDTANILNWSESKVKSIQFRALPALKKQLVKDGCVYEKTI